The following are encoded in a window of Kitasatospora sp. NBC_01250 genomic DNA:
- a CDS encoding relaxase/mobilization nuclease domain-containing protein, whose protein sequence is MVPDVSTGSRTRGLLSYLFGPGRRDEHTDPHIVAAFAMPGVPDPGRAPLDQHHALLDELADYLDQPVRARERRVGTKVPQHVWHCPVRTAPGDRYLTDAEWAEVARRIVHATGIAPDGADKGCRWIAVRHADDHIHIMATSVREDGRRPRNKRDGQRAQAECRKIEKELGLRQLNSGDHTAAPMPTSAEQAKAQRTGHEQTAKEWLQEQAQAVAAAVRDEQEYFSTLTALGIQVRYRIGPESGDVIGYSLARPGDVNAQGEPVYFGGSKLSPDLSINRLRERLSAQQPTTPARGMVEPDRWRQAETTLRETARFAFQDQHHPDVPDVDAFDTVVQAQAAAFGELLHTAALTAPAHTRAELRAAATAFNRVTRSKVRAEHQQAAALRTAAKQLLHTAGSGEDGATVAALLSTAVFVVIAIARWHQTQGHQQQAHAAQQSLVHLRTAYRQTAEPVIADLTRRTPTPKTTDRLAAHIHAAVPDQAQHILADPSWPALATALAQAESAGQPPHRALSEAAQQRELTTADRPAEVLLWRLRNSTNDRVEQRTQAARARTGSRTTPTTVPALPAVATSTRAANGPNRRR, encoded by the coding sequence GTGGTGCCTGACGTCTCCACCGGCTCGCGCACCCGCGGCCTGCTCTCCTACCTCTTCGGCCCCGGCCGGCGCGACGAGCACACAGACCCGCACATCGTCGCCGCGTTCGCAATGCCCGGCGTGCCCGACCCCGGCCGAGCGCCCCTCGACCAGCACCACGCCCTCCTCGACGAGCTCGCCGACTACCTCGACCAACCCGTGCGCGCACGCGAGAGGCGCGTCGGCACGAAGGTGCCGCAGCACGTGTGGCACTGCCCCGTCCGCACCGCGCCCGGCGACCGGTACCTCACCGACGCCGAGTGGGCCGAGGTCGCCCGCCGCATCGTCCACGCCACCGGCATCGCCCCCGATGGCGCCGACAAGGGCTGCCGGTGGATCGCCGTACGCCACGCCGACGACCACATCCACATCATGGCCACCAGCGTTCGCGAGGACGGCCGCCGCCCCCGCAACAAGCGCGACGGCCAACGCGCCCAGGCCGAGTGCCGCAAGATCGAGAAAGAACTCGGCCTGCGCCAGCTCAACTCCGGCGACCACACTGCCGCCCCGATGCCCACCAGCGCCGAGCAGGCCAAGGCCCAGCGCACCGGCCACGAGCAGACCGCCAAGGAGTGGCTGCAGGAACAGGCCCAAGCCGTCGCCGCCGCCGTCCGCGACGAGCAGGAGTACTTCTCCACCCTCACCGCCCTCGGCATCCAGGTCCGCTACCGCATCGGACCCGAGAGCGGCGACGTCATCGGCTACAGCCTCGCCCGACCCGGCGACGTCAACGCCCAAGGCGAACCCGTCTACTTCGGCGGCTCCAAGCTCTCCCCCGACCTGTCCATCAACCGCCTGCGCGAACGCCTCTCCGCCCAGCAGCCCACCACGCCCGCACGGGGCATGGTCGAACCGGACCGCTGGCGACAGGCCGAGACCACCCTGCGGGAGACCGCCCGCTTCGCCTTCCAGGACCAACACCACCCCGACGTGCCCGACGTCGACGCGTTCGACACCGTCGTCCAGGCCCAGGCCGCCGCTTTCGGCGAACTCCTCCACACGGCCGCCCTCACCGCACCCGCCCACACCCGCGCCGAACTGCGAGCCGCCGCAACCGCGTTCAACCGCGTCACCCGATCCAAGGTCCGTGCCGAACACCAGCAGGCCGCAGCCCTCCGCACCGCCGCCAAGCAACTCCTGCACACCGCCGGCTCCGGCGAGGACGGCGCCACCGTCGCCGCCCTGCTGTCCACCGCCGTCTTCGTCGTGATCGCCATTGCCCGCTGGCACCAGACCCAAGGCCACCAGCAGCAAGCCCACGCGGCCCAGCAGTCCCTCGTCCACCTGCGAACCGCCTACCGGCAGACGGCCGAGCCGGTCATCGCCGACCTCACCCGCCGCACCCCCACCCCCAAGACCACCGACCGCCTCGCCGCCCACATCCACGCCGCCGTCCCCGACCAGGCCCAGCACATCCTCGCCGACCCCTCCTGGCCTGCCCTGGCTACCGCGCTCGCCCAGGCCGAATCCGCCGGCCAACCACCGCACCGCGCCCTCAGCGAGGCCGCCCAACAGCGGGAGCTCACCACCGCCGACCGCCCCGCCGAAGTCCTCCTCTGGCGCCTCCGAAACTCCACCAACGACCGCGTCGAGCAGCGGACCCAGGCCGCACGCGCCCGTACCGGCAGCCGCACCACCCCGACAACCGTGCCCGCGTTGCCAGCCGTGGCGACCAGCACCAGGGCCGCCAACGGTCCCAACCGCCGACGCTGA
- a CDS encoding DUF2637 domain-containing protein has protein sequence MTATTRTRRLLRPDAVLVQAAIAGALSFAHLHDIAEAAGQHGWKAWAYPVSVDLLLVAAWHRMRTLRTTGHPAGTAWTWFAIALTASLGANVATAGLLDLAHVPAWLRILVAGWPALAFFGGTLLAHNTTATATTIDPKRAEGELPLRENPEPAPVTESAPVTDAEQYDLPADEAVLEPDHDLRPDSRKPVVGTKRTGRKPAASMDELAEIVRPAVQEHGPTQAVIRTVLREAGIPIASDRLGKLTQRFKDEQASQQADAQASASAA, from the coding sequence ATGACCGCCACCACCCGAACGCGGCGTCTGCTCCGCCCGGACGCCGTCCTCGTTCAGGCCGCCATCGCAGGCGCCCTGTCCTTCGCCCACCTCCACGACATCGCCGAAGCCGCCGGACAACACGGCTGGAAAGCCTGGGCCTACCCCGTCTCGGTCGACCTGCTGCTCGTCGCCGCCTGGCACCGCATGCGAACCCTGCGCACCACCGGACACCCCGCCGGCACCGCCTGGACCTGGTTCGCCATCGCCCTGACCGCCTCCCTCGGCGCCAACGTCGCCACCGCCGGCCTCCTCGACCTCGCCCACGTCCCCGCCTGGCTACGGATCCTCGTCGCCGGATGGCCCGCCCTCGCCTTCTTCGGCGGCACCCTCCTCGCCCACAACACCACCGCGACCGCGACCACCATCGACCCGAAGCGCGCCGAGGGCGAACTCCCGCTCCGCGAAAACCCCGAGCCTGCACCGGTAACCGAGTCCGCACCGGTGACGGACGCGGAGCAGTACGACCTACCCGCCGACGAAGCGGTGCTCGAGCCCGACCACGACCTCCGGCCCGACAGCCGGAAACCGGTGGTGGGCACCAAGCGCACCGGCCGCAAGCCCGCAGCCTCGATGGACGAGCTGGCCGAGATCGTCCGGCCCGCCGTCCAGGAGCATGGCCCCACCCAGGCCGTGATCAGGACAGTCCTGCGCGAAGCCGGCATACCCATCGCCAGCGACCGCCTCGGCAAGCTGACCCAGCGCTTCAAGGACGAACAGGCCAGCCAGCAGGCCGACGCGCAAGCCAGCGCCTCGGCGGCCTGA
- a CDS encoding DUF3631 domain-containing protein, with translation MESTSHQPDPAASTVSWPPVAKPGEPGSFLPGQQPEPVSTTCGHGADEAPAEPAVPDGTDLMPDTEATEGADLLTQLRAQIAKFVILPSDQALDATTLWVAATHLQCSWQHAPRLAVVGPAKRCGKSRLLDVLAETVHQPMLTVNSSPAAIFRTISEEPPTLLVDEADTIFGSPKAAEKNEEMRGLLNAGHQRDRYVLRVVGNDHTPRKFPTFAMAAIAGIGDLPDTIMDRSIVIRMRRRAEGERVAPYRTQRDRPALHAIRDKIARWAAPLADRALRLQPAMPVEDRAADTWEPLVIIADLAGGPWPRLARQACKRMVDAEVQTEEDNPGGARILADIRRIFHAAGEPDSIATDQLLFNLNGDPEAPWAETSRGGLTPRGLGAMLREFGISSGNVRMPDGTQRKGYLRNKFLDAWRRYCPAVHPVNATAAGSRG, from the coding sequence ATGGAGTCTACGTCCCACCAGCCCGATCCGGCAGCTTCCACCGTGAGTTGGCCGCCGGTCGCCAAGCCGGGCGAGCCCGGATCCTTCCTGCCGGGCCAACAGCCCGAGCCTGTGTCCACAACCTGCGGACACGGCGCCGATGAGGCGCCTGCCGAGCCCGCCGTCCCGGACGGGACCGACCTGATGCCCGACACCGAGGCGACCGAGGGCGCCGACCTGCTCACGCAGCTGAGGGCCCAGATCGCGAAGTTCGTGATCCTTCCCTCCGACCAGGCCCTGGACGCCACCACGTTGTGGGTCGCGGCGACCCACCTGCAGTGCTCGTGGCAGCACGCCCCGCGCCTGGCCGTGGTCGGCCCGGCCAAGCGCTGCGGCAAGTCCCGCCTGCTCGACGTACTCGCCGAGACGGTCCATCAGCCGATGCTGACGGTGAACTCTTCTCCGGCCGCCATCTTCCGCACGATCAGCGAGGAGCCGCCCACCCTGCTGGTGGACGAGGCGGACACGATCTTCGGCAGTCCAAAGGCGGCGGAGAAGAACGAGGAGATGCGCGGCCTGCTCAACGCCGGGCACCAGCGCGACCGCTACGTGCTGCGGGTCGTCGGCAACGACCACACCCCGCGCAAGTTCCCCACCTTCGCCATGGCGGCCATCGCCGGAATCGGCGACCTCCCCGACACGATCATGGACCGCTCGATCGTGATCCGCATGCGCCGCCGAGCCGAGGGCGAGCGCGTCGCCCCGTACCGCACCCAGCGGGACCGGCCCGCCCTGCACGCGATCCGCGACAAGATCGCCCGCTGGGCGGCACCGCTCGCTGACCGGGCCCTGCGCCTGCAGCCCGCCATGCCGGTCGAGGACCGCGCCGCCGACACCTGGGAACCCCTGGTGATCATCGCCGACCTCGCCGGAGGACCCTGGCCCCGCCTGGCCCGCCAGGCGTGCAAGCGCATGGTCGACGCCGAGGTCCAGACCGAGGAGGACAACCCCGGCGGCGCGCGGATCCTCGCGGACATCCGGCGGATCTTCCACGCCGCCGGTGAGCCGGACAGCATCGCCACCGACCAACTGCTGTTCAACCTCAACGGCGACCCCGAGGCCCCCTGGGCCGAGACCAGCCGAGGCGGGCTGACCCCGCGCGGCCTCGGCGCGATGCTCCGCGAGTTCGGCATCTCCTCCGGCAACGTCCGCATGCCCGATGGAACCCAGCGCAAGGGCTACCTGCGCAACAAGTTCCTCGACGCCTGGCGGCGCTACTGCCCCGCAGTCCACCCCGTGAACGCCACCGCAGCGGGCAGCAGAGGCTGA
- a CDS encoding helix-turn-helix domain-containing protein, with product MTQRREEHWSTDDEDALDWPERITKDVIQAITRRRKDLGLSAQDLADETGVLGYEVPRNVIANWESGRRKTITIPELIVVAEALDIAPVELLFSPALGGWVDYLPEMPSDRWSALTHFTGEARHSLGTYRLRLYREHERIWQELQEEHHDAFQLEFKLFREEWPPGSQEKLDAFVAAVRERLQPVRARLREIGLEVPPLAPSLGFLDAELPPLKTDFDLEDE from the coding sequence ATGACACAACGCCGCGAGGAACACTGGTCCACCGACGACGAAGACGCGCTCGACTGGCCCGAACGGATCACCAAGGACGTGATCCAAGCAATCACCCGAAGGAGGAAAGACCTTGGACTGTCCGCGCAGGATCTGGCTGACGAAACAGGGGTCTTGGGTTACGAAGTACCCCGGAACGTCATCGCCAACTGGGAGTCCGGCAGGCGCAAGACGATCACGATTCCCGAGCTGATCGTCGTGGCCGAGGCCCTGGACATCGCACCGGTCGAGCTGCTCTTCTCCCCAGCCCTAGGCGGCTGGGTCGACTACCTGCCAGAGATGCCCAGCGACCGCTGGTCGGCGCTCACCCACTTCACAGGAGAGGCTCGCCACTCGCTCGGGACGTACCGGCTCCGCCTCTACCGGGAGCACGAACGGATCTGGCAAGAGCTCCAGGAGGAGCATCACGATGCGTTCCAGCTGGAGTTCAAGTTGTTCCGGGAGGAATGGCCTCCCGGCTCACAGGAGAAACTCGACGCTTTCGTCGCCGCCGTCCGCGAGCGGCTTCAACCCGTCAGGGCACGCCTGCGCGAGATCGGCCTGGAAGTTCCGCCCCTCGCACCAAGCCTCGGTTTTCTCGACGCCGAACTCCCCCCTCTCAAAACCGATTTCGACCTGGAGGACGAATGA
- a CDS encoding tyrosine-type recombinase/integrase has translation MKGSTYHRCYCRDAETGKPLGKACPKLSSRKHGAYSIRQELPNAEDGTRRSFNRAGYETLKEAQADLDHVRGLLALGKEDPDDLALVAELLVKVADEKAQLPDIEETRNRLKAGQDLSSRVTVGEWLDTWLAGKKIRKSGITRYECDVRVHLKPRIGHIRVDRLRVSTLAEMFTAIADANEEILENNALRHALKAELATVPIKGAENRARRKALHAELAEMPPFRRTTGAATRQRIRATLRTALNDAIPEGLITLNPAAHVKLDPAAKPKALVWTPERVAQWQATGVKPSPVMVWTPQQTGSFLDFVAADRLYAMWHVIAFRGLRRGEACGQLWSETNLDNGSLTVTAQLVQDGWEVEESDPKTDGSFRTVALDDDTVAVLRRHRDRQQKERADWGPAWKDTGRVFTNEDGSWLHPGKVTEMFERLVTASGLPPIRLHDLRHGAATLALAGGVDMKVVSDMLGHSSIKITSDIYTSVLPEIAKDAAEAAAKLVPLQRKTEAEAHAKAAAEAEKAKRKAAKKAKSKAKKAKG, from the coding sequence ATGAAGGGTTCCACCTACCACCGCTGCTACTGCCGCGATGCCGAGACCGGCAAGCCGCTCGGCAAGGCGTGCCCGAAGCTCAGCAGCCGGAAGCACGGCGCCTACTCCATACGTCAGGAGCTGCCCAACGCCGAGGACGGCACGCGCCGTTCGTTCAACCGCGCCGGCTACGAGACGCTCAAGGAGGCTCAGGCCGACCTCGATCATGTTCGCGGCCTGCTCGCCCTCGGCAAGGAGGATCCGGACGACCTGGCCTTGGTCGCCGAGCTCCTGGTGAAGGTCGCCGACGAGAAGGCTCAACTGCCCGACATCGAGGAGACCCGCAACCGCCTGAAGGCCGGTCAGGACCTCTCTTCCCGCGTCACCGTCGGCGAGTGGCTCGACACCTGGCTGGCCGGCAAGAAGATCCGCAAGTCCGGGATCACCCGCTACGAATGTGACGTGCGGGTCCACCTCAAGCCCCGCATCGGGCACATCCGCGTCGACCGGCTGCGGGTGAGCACGCTCGCCGAGATGTTCACGGCCATCGCCGACGCCAACGAGGAGATCCTGGAGAACAACGCCCTGCGGCACGCGCTGAAGGCCGAGCTCGCCACGGTGCCGATCAAGGGCGCGGAGAACCGCGCCCGCCGCAAGGCTCTGCACGCCGAACTCGCCGAGATGCCGCCGTTCCGGCGCACGACCGGCGCCGCCACCCGCCAGCGCATCCGGGCCACGCTCCGGACCGCCCTGAACGACGCGATCCCCGAGGGCCTGATCACCCTCAACCCGGCCGCCCACGTCAAGCTCGACCCGGCCGCCAAGCCGAAGGCTCTGGTCTGGACGCCGGAGCGAGTCGCCCAGTGGCAGGCGACCGGCGTGAAGCCCTCCCCCGTGATGGTCTGGACGCCGCAGCAGACCGGCTCGTTCCTCGACTTCGTTGCTGCCGACCGCCTGTACGCGATGTGGCACGTGATCGCCTTCCGCGGGCTTCGCCGGGGCGAGGCGTGCGGCCAGCTGTGGTCCGAGACTAACCTCGACAACGGCTCGCTGACCGTGACGGCGCAGCTCGTGCAGGACGGCTGGGAGGTCGAGGAGTCCGACCCCAAAACCGACGGAAGCTTCCGGACCGTGGCGCTGGACGACGACACGGTGGCCGTCCTGCGACGCCACCGTGATCGGCAGCAGAAGGAGCGGGCCGACTGGGGGCCGGCCTGGAAGGACACCGGCCGGGTCTTCACCAACGAGGATGGTTCCTGGCTCCACCCGGGCAAGGTCACCGAGATGTTCGAGCGGCTCGTGACCGCGTCCGGCCTGCCGCCGATCCGGCTGCACGACCTCCGCCACGGCGCGGCCACCCTCGCGCTCGCAGGAGGAGTCGACATGAAGGTGGTGTCCGACATGCTCGGCCACTCCTCTATCAAGATCACCTCGGACATTTACACCAGCGTCCTGCCCGAGATCGCCAAGGACGCCGCCGAGGCCGCCGCGAAGCTCGTCCCCCTCCAGCGGAAGACCGAAGCCGAGGCTCACGCCAAGGCCGCAGCCGAAGCGGAGAAGGCCAAGCGGAAGGCGGCGAAGAAGGCGAAGTCCAAGGCCAAGAAGGCCAAGGGTTAG
- a CDS encoding GNAT family N-acetyltransferase has protein sequence MFAIPLSDTLPAELRPLEPWHAEEFLAHIDRARENLNQFIAFASLTTDLDSARATLRHYADKAAADTGAIYGIWLDGTLVGGVMFPHFDVKHLNCEIGVWAEPAGEGLGLITAGVRQLIEHAVAERGMQRIEWFSSTRNTRSRAVAQRVGMRLDGVLRSYYLHNGVRQDSEVWSLLADEWLTSPHRPTR, from the coding sequence ATGTTCGCCATCCCCCTCTCCGACACCCTCCCCGCCGAGCTGCGCCCCCTGGAGCCCTGGCACGCCGAGGAGTTCCTGGCCCACATCGACCGCGCCCGGGAGAACCTGAACCAGTTCATCGCCTTCGCCTCGCTGACCACCGACCTGGACTCCGCCCGCGCCACCCTGCGCCACTACGCCGACAAGGCCGCCGCCGACACCGGCGCGATCTACGGCATCTGGCTGGACGGCACGCTGGTGGGCGGGGTGATGTTCCCGCACTTCGACGTCAAGCACCTCAACTGCGAGATCGGCGTCTGGGCCGAACCGGCGGGCGAGGGCCTCGGCCTGATCACGGCCGGCGTGCGGCAGCTGATCGAGCACGCGGTGGCGGAGCGCGGCATGCAGCGCATCGAATGGTTCAGCAGCACCCGCAACACCCGCAGCCGCGCGGTCGCCCAGCGGGTCGGCATGCGCCTGGACGGCGTGCTCCGCTCCTACTACCTGCACAACGGGGTCCGCCAGGACAGCGAGGTCTGGTCCCTCCTGGCCGACGAGTGGCTCACCTCCCCCCACCGCCCCACCCGCTGA
- a CDS encoding TetR/AcrR family transcriptional regulator, protein MTPARGDHEARRRDVSAAVWRVLASRGFGALTLRAVAAEMGASTGLLTHYFPNKQALLRTALEVLDQHNQERPRRAAPAGLAALRAHLLDVLPLTAEGADANRIWVSSWDVALADPELAAEHAERYRRARVRLTGHVETAQALGELPATAPAEDLAAAAQAFTLGLVVQALFAPAEFPPERQIKLVDDWLAAAASPGAPVTSGSAVPRPVSGPPAGSD, encoded by the coding sequence ATGACGCCCGCCCGTGGAGACCATGAAGCCCGCCGCCGTGATGTCTCCGCCGCGGTCTGGCGGGTGCTGGCGAGCCGGGGCTTCGGCGCGCTGACGCTGCGGGCGGTGGCCGCCGAGATGGGTGCCTCGACGGGGCTGCTCACCCACTACTTCCCCAACAAGCAGGCGCTGCTGCGCACCGCGCTGGAGGTGCTCGACCAGCACAACCAGGAGCGGCCCCGGCGCGCGGCACCGGCGGGGCTGGCCGCGCTCCGTGCCCACCTGCTCGACGTGCTGCCGCTGACCGCCGAGGGCGCCGACGCCAACCGGATCTGGGTCAGCTCCTGGGACGTCGCCCTGGCCGACCCCGAGCTCGCAGCCGAGCACGCCGAGCGCTACCGCCGCGCACGCGTCAGGCTCACCGGGCACGTCGAGACCGCCCAGGCGCTCGGCGAGCTGCCCGCCACGGCGCCCGCCGAGGACCTGGCCGCCGCCGCCCAGGCCTTCACGCTCGGCCTGGTGGTGCAGGCGCTCTTCGCCCCGGCCGAGTTCCCGCCGGAGCGCCAGATCAAGCTGGTGGACGACTGGTTGGCGGCAGCGGCATCCCCCGGGGCGCCGGTCACTTCGGGCAGCGCAGTCCCTCGGCCGGTGTCAGGCCCTCCAGCAGGTAGTGATTGA
- a CDS encoding alpha/beta hydrolase, with amino-acid sequence MRSAQPAAPLRTLLVLAAAGLLLTGCSGGGRPNGLPGDTPPSPGGTASAVPAGAAPLQPLPEAVPAELDSYYHQQLSWQPCDQGFECATFKAPLDYGHPAGGDLTLGAVRRPADGSGGAKRLGSLLLNPGGPGGSAVQYVEAVAAGYQPPVRAAYDLVGLDPRGVGRSSPITCLSGDRMDAYTAVDSTPDGQAGIDRLVAADQEFAAGCQQHAGALLSHVSTVEAARDMDVLRALLGDAKLNYVGKSYGTLLGATYAGLFPSRAGRLVLDGAMDPSLTALSGNRAQAGGFETAWGSFARDCGTHEDCPVGRDEQQAGQQLDALLGSLRSQPLPGGGGRQLTEAQAVTGVIEAMYAEFLWPQLRTALAAAKTGDGAPLLRLSDSYYERGSDGGYPSLMYANMAVNCLDLPPAFASPADVSRALPDFRQASPHFGQDMAWMGLTCAYWPVKATGAPHTVRAAGADPIVVVGTTRDPATPYAWAQSLAGQLASGRLVTYDGDGHTAYGRHNDCVDSAVNHYLLEGLTPAEGLRCPK; translated from the coding sequence ATGCGTTCTGCCCAGCCCGCTGCTCCGCTGCGGACGCTCCTCGTGCTGGCCGCCGCCGGGCTGCTGCTCACGGGATGCTCCGGCGGGGGCAGGCCGAACGGGCTGCCGGGCGACACCCCGCCCTCTCCGGGCGGCACGGCCTCCGCCGTACCGGCCGGCGCTGCGCCGCTGCAGCCGCTGCCCGAGGCGGTCCCCGCCGAGCTGGACTCCTACTACCACCAGCAGCTCTCGTGGCAGCCCTGCGACCAGGGCTTCGAGTGCGCCACCTTCAAGGCCCCGCTCGACTACGGCCACCCGGCGGGCGGTGACCTGACGCTCGGCGCCGTCCGCCGCCCGGCCGATGGCAGCGGGGGCGCCAAGCGGCTGGGCTCGCTGCTGCTCAACCCGGGCGGCCCCGGCGGCTCGGCGGTGCAGTACGTCGAGGCGGTGGCCGCGGGCTACCAGCCGCCGGTCCGGGCCGCGTACGACCTGGTCGGCCTGGACCCGCGCGGGGTCGGCCGGAGCAGTCCGATCACCTGCTTGAGCGGTGATCGGATGGACGCGTACACCGCCGTCGACAGCACCCCCGACGGTCAGGCCGGGATCGACCGGCTGGTCGCCGCCGACCAGGAGTTCGCGGCCGGCTGCCAGCAGCACGCCGGTGCGCTGCTCAGCCACGTCAGCACCGTCGAGGCGGCCCGCGACATGGACGTCCTGCGGGCGCTGCTCGGCGACGCCAAGCTCAACTACGTCGGCAAGTCCTACGGCACCCTGCTGGGCGCGACCTACGCCGGGCTCTTCCCGTCCCGGGCCGGCCGGCTGGTGCTGGACGGTGCGATGGACCCCTCGCTGACCGCGCTGAGCGGCAACCGCGCCCAGGCCGGCGGCTTCGAGACGGCCTGGGGCTCCTTCGCGCGGGACTGCGGCACCCACGAGGACTGCCCCGTCGGCCGGGACGAGCAGCAGGCCGGGCAGCAGCTCGACGCGCTGCTCGGCTCGTTGCGTTCGCAGCCGCTGCCGGGCGGCGGGGGCCGGCAGCTGACCGAGGCACAGGCGGTGACCGGCGTCATCGAGGCGATGTACGCGGAGTTCCTCTGGCCGCAGCTGCGCACCGCGCTGGCCGCCGCCAAGACCGGCGACGGGGCCCCGCTGCTGCGGCTCTCGGACTCCTACTACGAGCGCGGCAGCGACGGCGGGTACCCCAGCCTGATGTACGCCAACATGGCGGTCAACTGTCTCGACCTGCCGCCCGCGTTCGCCTCCCCCGCGGACGTCAGCCGTGCGCTGCCGGACTTCCGGCAGGCCTCCCCGCACTTCGGGCAGGACATGGCCTGGATGGGGCTGACCTGCGCCTACTGGCCGGTCAAGGCGACCGGCGCACCGCACACCGTGCGGGCGGCCGGGGCCGATCCGATCGTGGTGGTCGGCACCACCAGGGACCCGGCCACGCCGTACGCCTGGGCGCAGTCACTGGCCGGGCAGCTGGCGTCCGGACGGCTGGTGACCTACGACGGCGACGGGCACACCGCCTACGGGCGGCACAACGACTGCGTGGACTCGGCGGTCAATCACTACCTGCTGGAGGGCCTGACACCGGCCGAGGGACTGCGCTGCCCGAAGTGA